ACACAGCTGTTGATTTGCATTGATCGTCTTTCTCACTACCTCCTTCAATCCacactctctttctttctctgtaGCACCGGTCTTCGACTGCGTGAGTCCGCAGGTCACTGTTCACTTTCTGATTTCTGTTTTCTATTCTGAGATCTGGTGGagtttttttagtcaaattgaatttgatttctaGGGGATGGAAGAAAGTGTGTCGTTTCTGTTTCTAGCTCAACAAACCTAGCTATTTTGTGTTCAAGCTAGTggtttttaagtcaattttgtaattttctgaAAATCAAAAGCAAGTTCGAGTTTGATTGCGTTGTTTATAATGCTCTTCTAGAGATTTGAGGCTGATTAGCCTCTTTTAGGTGAACTTAGCTGATGGCTCATTTTGCTTActggatatatatttttgtttaattgtgtATTTATCGAGCAGCGCAGTTTGATTCTCGTTCTCTCTTTATGCAGTAGATCTGGGAGATAAGAGGTTGGTTTTGAAGTGGAGAGTTAGAGAGAAGCTGACACTTCTTAGCTCTTTGTATGATTAGGGATGCATAGAGTTTGGTGAGGCCCTACAGTTATTTCTATCCACTGTTCAATTCTGGGGTAAAGATAGCAGGTCTCAATGGAATCAGAAGGTGAAACCGGGGTAAGTACCGATGAAGATTATAGTATATATTTTGAGTGTTTTAGTCTGGTTTAGATTGCTCTTTGGAGTTAGGTTCATTGAAACTCCTTATATGGTTTCTGAAATGACTGCATTTTGCTCGGCTACACAGGCGAAGCCCATGAAAAGTACAGGTGGACAAGTTTGCCAGATCTGTGGTGATAATGTTGGCAAGACAGCGGATGGTGAACCGTTTGTTGCTTGCGATGTTTGTGCATTTCCAGTGTGCAGGCCTTGCTATGAGTACGAGAGGAAGGATGGCAATCAGTCTTGCCCTCAGTGCAAAACCAGATACAAGAGGCTCAAAGGTAGGCTCAAAAGCTTTGTCTCCCTATATGCTTTATTCAATGTCAGAAAATGAAGAGATTTTGGCTCTGATTCGAGTGCAACTTATTTTTGTTGAGtgcatataaattttaaaatgtaatatcACATTTGTGTTTGGACGTTAAAAATAATGTGAAAATCGTTTCTTTCATGCAATGGAatggaaaatgaaaattatcatGCCATCAAAAGCCAGCTCTTTTGGAAGAGGAGGAGTTGCATAAATAAAGGCTGAAAGCAAGTCAATTCCTCACCGGATAACTGACTTTTTGTATGATGTTAATGACTTTGAAATAGTTTTAGCATTAACCGTGAGGTCTATCAGGTAGCCCTGCCATTCTTGGTGATAGAGAAGAGGATGGTGATGCTGATGATGGTGCTAGTGATTTTAATTACTCTtcagaaaatcaaaaccagAAACAGAAGATTGCGGAACGCATGCTGAGCTGGCAGATGACTTATGGACGAGGGGAAGATTCTGGAGCTTCAAATTATGATAAAGAGGTTTCGCATAACCATATTCCACTACTCACCAATGGACATGAGGTAAGTCAATCAGCTTATGGTATGCTGTTgctcttctttttcaaaataaaaaatcaaaatttaaaaccgagatgattttttaatgcaAGCCTGGAGTTTAATCGTTGCCTACACTTAACTTTTAGGTTTCTGGAGAGCTGTCTGCTGCATCACCTGAGCATATTTCTATGGCCTCTCCTGGTGCTGGTGGTGGGAAGCGCATCCCTTATACATCTGATGTCCATCAATCATGTACATCCCTCGTCCTCgtgttatatttttgtatgcTATGTGGTCATACGTGGCATTTACTCTTTATGCTTTTTGCAGCTAATGTGAGAGTTGTGGACCCAGTAAGGGAGTTTGGTTCACCGGGACTGGGCAATGTGGCCTGGAAGGAGAGAGTTGATGGCTGGAAGATGAAGCAGGACAAGACTGTTGTTCCTATGAGTACTGGTCATGCTCCTTCTGAAAGGGGTGCTGGAGATATTGATGCTGCCACGGATGTGCTTGTGGATGACTCTTTACTGTAAGTTTCCACGTGGTTACGTTTACCATGTTTTCATAATCCATACCAATAATGTACTGGGCCTTCCAAATTTTCACATCGCTTGCAATCTATTCTGATATTTGGAGCATTTGCAGTTAGCAATAATTGAGAATAGAAAACTAGGTGCTAACTACACTCAAATACTAGACTATAATACTCCTACACTCAAATACTAGACTATAATACTCCTGCCCGTGTTATTGCAGGAATGATGAAGCTCGGCAACCTCTTTCGAGGAAGGTTTCCATTCCTTCTTCTAAGATTAATCCATACAGGATGGTTATTGTTTTGCGGCTTGTTATCCTCTGCATTTTCTTGCACTACCGAATAACTAATCCTGTGCGTAATGCCTATGCTCTGTGGTTAATATCTGTGATATGTGAGATTTGGTTTGCAATATCCTGGATACTGGATCAGTTCCCTAAGTGGCTCCCTGTAAATCGTGAAACATATCTTGACAGGCTTGCTTTGAGGTAGGGTTTCTTTTGCATCTGCCCTTCTTGCTGCAATAAAATCTCTTCCCATGCTTCTCAAGTAATGATAACCTTTCCTTTTCCATatttaagattttgatttttttttctatatgtgTAACAGATATGACAATGAAGGAGAACCGTCCCAGCTAGCTGCTGTTGACATTTTTGTCAGTACTGTGGACCCTTTAAAGGAGCCCCCTTTGGTGACAGCAAATACAGTGCTATCTATTCTTGCAGTTGACTACCCAATTGACAAAGTCTCATGCTATGTCTCTGATGATGGTGCTGCAATGTTGACATTTGAAGCTTTGTCTGAGACTTCAGAGTTTTCCAGGAAATGGGTGCCCTTCTGCAAGAAGTACAGCATTGAGCCTCGGGCTCCAGAATGGTACTTTGCACAGAAGATTGACTACTTGAAGGATAAAGTGCAGCCATCTTTTGTCAAAGACCGTAGAGCTATGAAGGTATCAATTCAGTGCTTTGTTTACTTAGCCATGCCACTGTTTTCCATAGTTGAACCTTTCTTATGGCAAACTTCCTGTTGTCGCAGAGAGAATATGAAGAATTTAAAATTCGTATCAATGGGCTTGTTGCCAAGGCGCAAAAGGTGCCTGAAGAAGGATGGATTATGCAAGATGGGACCCCATGGCCTGGAAATAACACCAGAGACCATCCAGGAATGATTCAGGTAACAGCATTTTGGCTTTTCTTTATGGTTCAAGTTTTCATCGATTAGGCATGTTCTCTTAAGCTTTGGGAAACTTTTCTCTTCTAGcctataatgttaaaaatatctatGATATTGTGCACACCAGACAGTTTCTTGTATCTTGTTGTACTGCATGTTATTTGCCTCGTAtactcttttagtttttttttccctagtcATGTCATGTCCAGCCTCATGCTCTTTATTCTGCCTCCAAGTTTTGCAAATTTTGAATTTGGATTATGAGTTTGCTGAAGCCAATCAAATGAACTCATATCCCAAGCACAAGTACCCTAAGAAAGTTTTCATTTTCGCCTTCAGGTTTTCTTGGGCCAAAGTGGAGGGCTTGATTCTGATGGTAATGAGCTTCCGCGGTTAGTTTATGTTTCTCGTGAAAAGCGTCCGGGCTTCCAGCACCACAAGAAAGCTGGTGCCATGAATTCACTTGTGAGTATATAACTATAGGAGTTATTATATTAAGTATACAAGTATGTATATTATTTCTTCAGGTCTGGACTTATTTTAACATTCACTTGCACCTCTTTCAGGTTCGTGTATCAGCCGTGCTAACTAATGGGCCTTTCTTGTTGAATCTTGATTGTGATCACTACATAAACAATAGCAAGGCTTTGAGAGAAGCTATGTGTTTCATGATGGATCCTAACCTTGGGAAACATGTCTGCTATGTTCAGTTCCCACAAAGATTTGATGGCATTGACAGGAATGATCGATATGCCAATCGCAATACTGTATTCTTTGATGTAAGTTCTTCATCGCTTGATTAAGTAATGTTTGTCTTTCCAGTATGGTGTCATTAAATGGTTTGGTTTTGGCTTTGTGCTATGTCTGTTATGTGTTGATGATTTGGCTGATTGGAGTGCGGCATAAAACTAT
This genomic interval from Populus alba chromosome 1, ASM523922v2, whole genome shotgun sequence contains the following:
- the LOC118047045 gene encoding cellulose synthase A catalytic subunit 3 [UDP-forming]: MESEGETGAKPMKSTGGQVCQICGDNVGKTADGEPFVACDVCAFPVCRPCYEYERKDGNQSCPQCKTRYKRLKGSPAILGDREEDGDADDGASDFNYSSENQNQKQKIAERMLSWQMTYGRGEDSGASNYDKEVSHNHIPLLTNGHEVSGELSAASPEHISMASPGAGGGKRIPYTSDVHQSSNVRVVDPVREFGSPGLGNVAWKERVDGWKMKQDKTVVPMSTGHAPSERGAGDIDAATDVLVDDSLLNDEARQPLSRKVSIPSSKINPYRMVIVLRLVILCIFLHYRITNPVRNAYALWLISVICEIWFAISWILDQFPKWLPVNRETYLDRLALRYDNEGEPSQLAAVDIFVSTVDPLKEPPLVTANTVLSILAVDYPIDKVSCYVSDDGAAMLTFEALSETSEFSRKWVPFCKKYSIEPRAPEWYFAQKIDYLKDKVQPSFVKDRRAMKREYEEFKIRINGLVAKAQKVPEEGWIMQDGTPWPGNNTRDHPGMIQVFLGQSGGLDSDGNELPRLVYVSREKRPGFQHHKKAGAMNSLVRVSAVLTNGPFLLNLDCDHYINNSKALREAMCFMMDPNLGKHVCYVQFPQRFDGIDRNDRYANRNTVFFDINLRGLDGIQGPVYVGTGCVFNRTALYGYEPPLKPKHKKPGMLSSLCGGSRKKGSKSSKKGSDKKKSGKHVDPTVPIFSLDDIEEGVEGAGFDDEKSLLMSQMSLEKRFGQSAVFVASTLMENGGVPQSATPETLLKEAIHVISCGYEDKTDWGSEIGWIYGSVTEDILTGFKMHARGWRSIYCMPKRPAFKGSAPINLSDRLNQVLRWALGSVEILLSRHCPIWYGYGGRLKWLERFAYVNTTIYPITAIPLLLYCTLPAICLLTDKFIIPQISNIASIWFISLFLSIFATGILEMRWSGVGIDEWWRNEQFWVIGGVSAHLFAVFQGLLKVLAGIDTNFTVTSKASDEDGDSAELYLFKWTTLLIPPTTLLIVNLVGVVAGISHAINSGYQSWGPLFGKLFFAFWVIVHLYPFLKGLMGRQNRTPTIVVVWSILLASIFSLLWVRVDPFTIRVTGPDVEQCGINC